The Cervus elaphus chromosome 12, mCerEla1.1, whole genome shotgun sequence genome includes a region encoding these proteins:
- the LTB4R gene encoding leukotriene B4 receptor 1: MMRVVYPGEQHLMVLILETDESTQTRCVQSVRKPFLHVRVTLTLQVLAIAMNTTSPAAPSSPGVSFISLLVIIVLSVALAVGLPGNSFVVWSILAKLPKRSVTALMVLHLALADLAVLLTAPFFLHSVAQGTWTFGTSGCRLFHYVCGVSMYASVLLITAMSLDRSLAVALPFVSQKLRTKAVAWRVLAGIWVVSVLLATPVLLYRTVYLRPDNRSLICFPTYPSERHRAFHLFFEVITGFLLPFLVVVASYCDIGRRLRARRFRRSRRTGRLVALIILAFAAFWLPYHVVNLAEGFRAAAGKAVGSGPVGNRLLLARHVLITVAFLSSSVNPVLYACAGGGLLRSAGMGFVAKLLEGTGSEASSSRRGGTLAQTVRGTPASPEPDPAESLTASTNPLE, encoded by the coding sequence ATGATGAGGGTAGTATACCCTGGTGAGCAGCATCTGATGGTACTGATCTTGGAGACGGATGAGAGTACCCAGACTAGGTGTGTCCAGAGTGTCAGGAAACCCTTCCTTCATGTGCGTGTCACCCTCACTCTCCAGGTCCTTGCTATAGCCATGAACACTACATCTCCTGCGGCACCCTCCTCACCAGGTGTCAGTTTCATCTCTCTGCTGGTCATCATCGTACTGTCAGTGGCGCTGGCTGTAGGGCTTCCTGGCAACAGCTTTGTGGTGTGGAGCATCCTGGCAAAGCTGCCGAAGCGCTCTGTCACTGCCCTGATGGTGCTGCACTTGGCCCTGGCCGACCTGGCCGTCTTGCTCACTGCCCCCTTTTTCCTCCACTCTGTGGCCCAAGGCACCTGGACTTTCGGAACCTCCGGCTGCCGCCTGTTCCACTATGTCTGTGGAGTCAGCATGTATGCCAGCGTCCTGCTTATCACGGCCATGAGTCTGGACCGCTCGCTGGCGGTGGCCCTGCCCTTTGTGTCCCAGAAGCTGCGCACCAAGGCAGTGGCCTGGCGGGTGCTGGCCGGCATCTGGGTAGTGTCTGTTCTGCTGGCCACTCCCGTCCTCTTGTACCGCACGGTGTACTTGCGACCGGACAATAGGAGCCTGATCTGCTTCCCGACGTACCCCAGCGAAAGACATCGGGCCTTCCATCTGTTCTTCGAGGTGATCACCGGCTTCCTGCTGCCCTTCCTGGTCGTGGTGGCCAGCTACTGCGACATCGGGCGCAGGTTGCGGGCCCGGCGCTTCCGCCGCAGCCGCCGCACCGGCCGCCTGGTGGCGCTCATCATCCTGGCCTTCGCCGCCTTCTGGCTGCCCTACCACGTGGTGAACCTGGCCGAGGGGTTCCGCGCCGCAGCGGGCAAGGCCGTGGGTTCCGGACCGGTGGGTAATCGGCTGCTCCTGGCCCGCCACGTGCTCATCACGGTGGCCTTCCTGAGCAGCAGCGTGAACCCCGTGCTGTACGCGTGCGCCGGGGGCGGCCTGTTGCGCTCGGCCGGCATGGGCTTCGTCGCCAAGCTGTTGGAGGGCACCGGCTCCGAGGCGTCCAGCAGCCGTCGCGGGGGCACCCTGGCCCAGACGGTGAGGGGCACCCCCGCCTCTCCTGAGCCTGACCCCGCCGAGAGCCTCACTGCCTCCACCAACCCTCTGGAGTGA
- the RIPK3 gene encoding receptor-interacting serine/threonine-protein kinase 3 isoform X2, translated as MSGSTLWPKGASAPLVPIEELENPELIGKGGFGSVFRAHHRSWGLDVAVKIVNSRAISREVKAMSSLHNKHVLLLLGVTEKLEWEYVSGPALVTQFMENGSLAGLLQPHCPRPWRLLCRLLQELVLGMCYLHSQNPVLLHRDLKPSNVLLDSELHAKVADFGLSTFQGGSQSGAGSGESGCTPAYLAPELLANINRKASRASDVYSFGILTWAVLAGREAEMSQTSLVREAVCERQIRPPLTELPPSGPETPGLEELTDLMQQCWSHEPQKRPSFQECRTNTKKVLDLVNKGDVSGRKMNNAVSMVKEFLSEHRGSNSPGLERTEIDGPRETTGSHDPLVSEMMNLNLEGCPSSVPEKCTNLLESIRVQREQVPPAWTAETSSDSTARPPQTPETLPFRNQNPCPTSAWTPGPGPQGSQGAERCDTSWPPRGPAPNLLPGWLPTISNCQGIQLGNHNHMVIQGGPALSTQVDRSPQCTLHGESSKEGLQEPEAWSVPKDWYHNSKN; from the exons ATGTCCGGCTCTACGTTATG GCCCAAAGGTGCCTCAGCCCCACTGGTGCCCATCGAGGAACTGGAGAACCCGGAGTTAATAGGCAAGGGCGGATTTGGCTCCGTCTTCCGGGCACATCACAGGAGTTGGGGCTTAGACGTGGCGGTCAAGATCGTGAACTC GAGGGCCATATCCAGGGAGGTGAAGGCCATGTCCAGTCTGCATAACAAGCATGTGCTGCTCCTGCTGGGGGTCACCGAGAAGTTGGAGTGGGAGTACGTGTCTGGGCCGGCTCTGGTAACTCAGTTCATGGAGAACGGCTCCTTGGCGGGGCTGCTACAGCCCCATTGCCCTCGGCCCTGGCGGCTCCTCTGCCGCCTGCTGCAGGAGCTGGTGCTCGGGATGTGCTACCTGCACAGCCAGAACCCAGTGCTTCTCCACCGGGACCTCAAGCCCTCCAACGTCCTACTAGACTCAGAGCTGCACGCCAAG GTGGCAGATTTTGGCCTGTCCACATTTCAGGGTGGCTCACAGTCAGGGGCAGGATCTGGGGAGTCAGGGTGCACCCCAGCCTACTTGGCCCCAGAACTGTTGGCTAATATAAACCGGAAGGCCTCCAGGGCCAGTGATGTCTACAG ctttgGGATCCTAACGTGGGCGGTGCTAGCCGGAAGAGAAGCTGAGA TGTCCCAGACATCATTGGTGCGGGAAGCAGTGTGTGAGAGGCAGATCCGGCCCCCACTGACTGAGCTGCCCCCGTCTGGGCCTGAGACTCCTGGCTTGGAAGAACTGACAGATTTGATGCAGCAGTGCTGGAGCCATGAGCCCCAGAAGAGACCTTCCTTCCAAG AATGCCGAACAAACACCAAGAAAGTCCTTGATCTGGTAAATAAAGGAGATGTGTCTGGTAGAAAGATGAATAATGCAGTCTCCATG GTGAAGGAGTTCCTTTCTGAGCACAGGGGCAGCAACAGCCCAGGCCTGGaaaggacagaaatagatggTCCTAGGGAAACCACAGGAAGCCATGATCCCTTGGTCTCTGAAATGATGAACCTGAATCTGGAGGGGTGCCCCAGCTCTGTTCCTGAAAAATGTACAAACCTTCTTGAGAGCATCAGGGTCCAGAGAGAGCAGGTTCCGCCTGCCTGGACCGCAGAGACATCTTCAGATTCAACAGCCCGACCTCCTCAGACTCCAGAGACTTTACCTTTCAGAAACCAGAATCCCTGCCCCACCTCTGCTTGGACCCCAGGTCCTGGACCCCAAGGGAGTCAG GGGGCTGAGAGATGTGACACCAGCTGGCCTCCCAGAGGGCCGGCACCGAACCTGCTACCAG GGTGGCTTCCTACCATCTCTAACTGCCAAGGAATACAGTTGGGAAACCACAACCACATGGTTATACAAGGAGGACCTGCCTTATCCACGCAGGTGGATAGGAGCCCTCAGTGCACCCTTCATGGAGAAAGTTCAAAAGAAGGACTGCAAGAACCTGAAGCCTGGAGTGTGCCAAAGGACTGGTATCATAATAGCAAGAATTGA
- the RIPK3 gene encoding receptor-interacting serine/threonine-protein kinase 3 isoform X1 encodes MSGSTLWPKGASAPLVPIEELENPELIGKGGFGSVFRAHHRSWGLDVAVKIVNSRAISREVKAMSSLHNKHVLLLLGVTEKLEWEYVSGPALVTQFMENGSLAGLLQPHCPRPWRLLCRLLQELVLGMCYLHSQNPVLLHRDLKPSNVLLDSELHAKVADFGLSTFQGGSQSGAGSGESGCTPAYLAPELLANINRKASRASDVYSFGILTWAVLAGREAEIVSQTSLVREAVCERQIRPPLTELPPSGPETPGLEELTDLMQQCWSHEPQKRPSFQECRTNTKKVLDLVNKGDVSGRKMNNAVSMVKEFLSEHRGSNSPGLERTEIDGPRETTGSHDPLVSEMMNLNLEGCPSSVPEKCTNLLESIRVQREQVPPAWTAETSSDSTARPPQTPETLPFRNQNPCPTSAWTPGPGPQGSQGAERCDTSWPPRGPAPNLLPGWLPTISNCQGIQLGNHNHMVIQGGPALSTQVDRSPQCTLHGESSKEGLQEPEAWSVPKDWYHNSKN; translated from the exons ATGTCCGGCTCTACGTTATG GCCCAAAGGTGCCTCAGCCCCACTGGTGCCCATCGAGGAACTGGAGAACCCGGAGTTAATAGGCAAGGGCGGATTTGGCTCCGTCTTCCGGGCACATCACAGGAGTTGGGGCTTAGACGTGGCGGTCAAGATCGTGAACTC GAGGGCCATATCCAGGGAGGTGAAGGCCATGTCCAGTCTGCATAACAAGCATGTGCTGCTCCTGCTGGGGGTCACCGAGAAGTTGGAGTGGGAGTACGTGTCTGGGCCGGCTCTGGTAACTCAGTTCATGGAGAACGGCTCCTTGGCGGGGCTGCTACAGCCCCATTGCCCTCGGCCCTGGCGGCTCCTCTGCCGCCTGCTGCAGGAGCTGGTGCTCGGGATGTGCTACCTGCACAGCCAGAACCCAGTGCTTCTCCACCGGGACCTCAAGCCCTCCAACGTCCTACTAGACTCAGAGCTGCACGCCAAG GTGGCAGATTTTGGCCTGTCCACATTTCAGGGTGGCTCACAGTCAGGGGCAGGATCTGGGGAGTCAGGGTGCACCCCAGCCTACTTGGCCCCAGAACTGTTGGCTAATATAAACCGGAAGGCCTCCAGGGCCAGTGATGTCTACAG ctttgGGATCCTAACGTGGGCGGTGCTAGCCGGAAGAGAAGCTGAGA TAGTGTCCCAGACATCATTGGTGCGGGAAGCAGTGTGTGAGAGGCAGATCCGGCCCCCACTGACTGAGCTGCCCCCGTCTGGGCCTGAGACTCCTGGCTTGGAAGAACTGACAGATTTGATGCAGCAGTGCTGGAGCCATGAGCCCCAGAAGAGACCTTCCTTCCAAG AATGCCGAACAAACACCAAGAAAGTCCTTGATCTGGTAAATAAAGGAGATGTGTCTGGTAGAAAGATGAATAATGCAGTCTCCATG GTGAAGGAGTTCCTTTCTGAGCACAGGGGCAGCAACAGCCCAGGCCTGGaaaggacagaaatagatggTCCTAGGGAAACCACAGGAAGCCATGATCCCTTGGTCTCTGAAATGATGAACCTGAATCTGGAGGGGTGCCCCAGCTCTGTTCCTGAAAAATGTACAAACCTTCTTGAGAGCATCAGGGTCCAGAGAGAGCAGGTTCCGCCTGCCTGGACCGCAGAGACATCTTCAGATTCAACAGCCCGACCTCCTCAGACTCCAGAGACTTTACCTTTCAGAAACCAGAATCCCTGCCCCACCTCTGCTTGGACCCCAGGTCCTGGACCCCAAGGGAGTCAG GGGGCTGAGAGATGTGACACCAGCTGGCCTCCCAGAGGGCCGGCACCGAACCTGCTACCAG GGTGGCTTCCTACCATCTCTAACTGCCAAGGAATACAGTTGGGAAACCACAACCACATGGTTATACAAGGAGGACCTGCCTTATCCACGCAGGTGGATAGGAGCCCTCAGTGCACCCTTCATGGAGAAAGTTCAAAAGAAGGACTGCAAGAACCTGAAGCCTGGAGTGTGCCAAAGGACTGGTATCATAATAGCAAGAATTGA
- the CIDEB gene encoding cell death activator CIDE-B, whose translation MEYLSNLDPSGLLRSVSNMSSDLGRKVWTSAPPPQRPFRVCDHKRTTRKGLTAATRQELLDKALETLVLSGALTLVLEEDGTTVESEDFFQLLEDDTCLMVLELGQSWRPRRSGVLPYGLGREKPKHSQDIARITFDVYKQSPRDLFGSLNIKATFYGLYSMSCDIQGLGPKRILRELLRWASSLLQGLGHLLLGISSTLHRAVEGSERWQRQGRLKPY comes from the exons ATGGAGTACCTCTCTAACCTGGACCCCAGCGGCCTGCTCAG GTCAGTATCCAATATGAGCTCCGATTTGGGCCGAAAGGTCTGGACCTCGGCTCCACCACCCCAGCGACCTTTCCGAGTCTGTGATCACAAGCGGACCACCCGGAAAGGCCTGACAGCTGCTACCCGTCAGGAACTGCTAGACAAG GCTCTGGAGACCCTGGTGCTGAGTGGAGCGCTCACACTGGTGCTGGAGGAAGACGGGACCACCGTGGAGAGCGAGGACTTCTTCCAGCTGTTGGAGGATGACACGTGCCTGATGGTGCTGGAGTTGGGACAGAGCTGGAGGCCCCGCAGG AGCGGGGTGCTGCCGTACGGCCTGGGCCGggagaagcccaagcacagcCAGGACATCGCCCGCATTACCTTCGACGTGTACAAGCAGAGCCCTCGCGATCTCTTCGGCAGCCTGAACATCAAAGCCACGTTCTACGGGCTCTACTCCATGAGCTGTGACATTCAAGGACTCGGCCCAAAGAGAATACTCAG GGAGCTCCTCAGATGGGCCTCCTCACTGCTGCAAGGCCTGGGACACCTGCTGCTGGGCATTTCCTCCACCCTTCATCGTGCAGTAGAAGGGTCTGAGCGGTGGCAGCGGCAGGGCCGCCTTAAACCCTACTGA
- the RIPK3 gene encoding receptor-interacting serine/threonine-protein kinase 3 isoform X3 has product MSGSTLWPKGASAPLVPIEELENPELIGKGGFGSVFRAHHRSWGLDVAVKIVNSRAISREVKAMSSLHNKHVLLLLGVTEKLEWEYVSGPALVTQFMENGSLAGLLQPHCPRPWRLLCRLLQELVLGMCYLHSQNPVLLHRDLKPSNVLLDSELHAKVADFGLSTFQGGSQSGAGSGESGCTPAYLAPELLANINRKASRASDVYSFGILTWAVLAGREAEKCRTNTKKVLDLVNKGDVSGRKMNNAVSMVKEFLSEHRGSNSPGLERTEIDGPRETTGSHDPLVSEMMNLNLEGCPSSVPEKCTNLLESIRVQREQVPPAWTAETSSDSTARPPQTPETLPFRNQNPCPTSAWTPGPGPQGSQGAERCDTSWPPRGPAPNLLPGWLPTISNCQGIQLGNHNHMVIQGGPALSTQVDRSPQCTLHGESSKEGLQEPEAWSVPKDWYHNSKN; this is encoded by the exons ATGTCCGGCTCTACGTTATG GCCCAAAGGTGCCTCAGCCCCACTGGTGCCCATCGAGGAACTGGAGAACCCGGAGTTAATAGGCAAGGGCGGATTTGGCTCCGTCTTCCGGGCACATCACAGGAGTTGGGGCTTAGACGTGGCGGTCAAGATCGTGAACTC GAGGGCCATATCCAGGGAGGTGAAGGCCATGTCCAGTCTGCATAACAAGCATGTGCTGCTCCTGCTGGGGGTCACCGAGAAGTTGGAGTGGGAGTACGTGTCTGGGCCGGCTCTGGTAACTCAGTTCATGGAGAACGGCTCCTTGGCGGGGCTGCTACAGCCCCATTGCCCTCGGCCCTGGCGGCTCCTCTGCCGCCTGCTGCAGGAGCTGGTGCTCGGGATGTGCTACCTGCACAGCCAGAACCCAGTGCTTCTCCACCGGGACCTCAAGCCCTCCAACGTCCTACTAGACTCAGAGCTGCACGCCAAG GTGGCAGATTTTGGCCTGTCCACATTTCAGGGTGGCTCACAGTCAGGGGCAGGATCTGGGGAGTCAGGGTGCACCCCAGCCTACTTGGCCCCAGAACTGTTGGCTAATATAAACCGGAAGGCCTCCAGGGCCAGTGATGTCTACAG ctttgGGATCCTAACGTGGGCGGTGCTAGCCGGAAGAGAAGCTGAGA AATGCCGAACAAACACCAAGAAAGTCCTTGATCTGGTAAATAAAGGAGATGTGTCTGGTAGAAAGATGAATAATGCAGTCTCCATG GTGAAGGAGTTCCTTTCTGAGCACAGGGGCAGCAACAGCCCAGGCCTGGaaaggacagaaatagatggTCCTAGGGAAACCACAGGAAGCCATGATCCCTTGGTCTCTGAAATGATGAACCTGAATCTGGAGGGGTGCCCCAGCTCTGTTCCTGAAAAATGTACAAACCTTCTTGAGAGCATCAGGGTCCAGAGAGAGCAGGTTCCGCCTGCCTGGACCGCAGAGACATCTTCAGATTCAACAGCCCGACCTCCTCAGACTCCAGAGACTTTACCTTTCAGAAACCAGAATCCCTGCCCCACCTCTGCTTGGACCCCAGGTCCTGGACCCCAAGGGAGTCAG GGGGCTGAGAGATGTGACACCAGCTGGCCTCCCAGAGGGCCGGCACCGAACCTGCTACCAG GGTGGCTTCCTACCATCTCTAACTGCCAAGGAATACAGTTGGGAAACCACAACCACATGGTTATACAAGGAGGACCTGCCTTATCCACGCAGGTGGATAGGAGCCCTCAGTGCACCCTTCATGGAGAAAGTTCAAAAGAAGGACTGCAAGAACCTGAAGCCTGGAGTGTGCCAAAGGACTGGTATCATAATAGCAAGAATTGA
- the LTB4R2 gene encoding leukotriene B4 receptor 2 yields the protein MSACYRPPGNETLLSWKTSRATGTAFLLLAALLGLPGNGFVVWSLAGWRSARGRPLAATLVLHLAVADGAVLLLTPLFVAFLTRQAWPLGQAGCKVVYYVCALSMYASVLLTGLLSLQRCLAVTRPFLAPRLRSPVLARRLLLAVWLAALVLATPAAVYRHLGADRVCQLCHPSAAHAAAHLSLETLTAFVLPFGLVLGCYGVTLARLRGVRWGAGRRVTRVGRLVGAIVLAFGLLWAPYHAVNVLQALAALAPPEGAFARLGGAGQAARAGTTALAFFSSSVNPVLYLFTAGDLLPRAGPRFLLRLFEGSGEARGGGRSREGTLELRATPRLKVVGQGGGNGDPGGGAQKDSRGWDP from the coding sequence ATGTCGGCCTGCTACCGTCCGCCAGGGAACGAGACGCTGCTGAGCTGGAAGACCTCGCGGGCCACGGGGACGGCCTTCCTGCTGCTGGCGGCGCTGCTGGGGCTGCCCGGCAATGGCTTCGTGGTGTGGAGCCTGGCCGGCTGGCGGTCCGCGCGAGGGCGCCCCCTGGCGGCCACGCTCGTGCTGCACCTGGCGGTGGCCGACGGCGCGGTGCTGCTGCTCACGCCGCTCTTCGTGGCCTTCCTGACCCGGCAGGCCTGGCCGCTGGGCCAGGCGGGCTGCAAGGTCGTGTACTACGTGTGCGCGCTCAGCATGTACGCCAGCGTGCTGCTCACCGGCCTGCTCAGCCTGCAGCGCTGCCTCGCCGTCACGCGCCCCTTCCTGGCACCCCGGCTACGCAGCCCGGTCCTGGCCCGCCGCCTGCTGCTGGCCGTCTGGCTGGCCGCCCTGGTGCTCGCCACCCCGGCGGCCGTCTACCGTCACCTCGGGGCGGACCGTGTGTGCCAGCTGTGCCACCCGTCGGCCGCCCACGCCGCCGCCCACCTGAGCCTGGAGACTCTGACCGCCTTCGTGCTGCCCTTCGGGCTGGTGCTCGGTTGCTACGGCGTGACGCTGGCGCGGCTGCGGGGCGTCCGCTGGGGCGCCGGGCGGCGCGTGACGCGGGTGGGCCGGCTGGTGGGCGCCATCGTGCTGGCCTTCGGCCTGCTCTGGGCCCCCTACCACGCCGTCAACGTGCTGCAGGCGCTCGCCGCGCTGGCTCCGCCCGAAGGGGCCTTCGCCAGGCTGGGCGGGGCGGGCCAGGCGGCGCGAGCTGGAACCACGGCTCTGGCCTTCTTCAGCTCCAGCGTCAACCCGGTGCTCTACCTCTTCACCGCCGGGGATCTCCTGCCCCGGGCGGGTCCCCGCTTCCTCTTGCGGCTCTTTGAGGGCTCCGGAGAGGCCCGAGGGGGCGGCCGCTCTAGGGAGGGGACCTTGGAGCTCCGAGCTACCCCTCGGCTCAAAGTGGTGGGGCAGGGCGGCGGCAATGGAGACCCTGGGGGCGGGGCGCAGAAGGATAGTCGGGGTTGGGACCCTTGA
- the ADCY4 gene encoding adenylate cyclase type 4: MARLFSPRQPPSEDLFYETYYSLSQQYPLLLLLLLTVLLGLLALLPVAWASGRELAADPAFLTTVLCALGGFSLLLVLASREQRLQRWTRPLSGLVWAALLALGHSFLFTGGVVSAWDQVSFFLFVIFTVYAMLPLDMRDAITAGVTSSLSHLLVLGLYLGPQPDARPALLPQLAANAVLFLCGNVAGAYHKALMERALRATFREALSSLHSRRRLDTEKKHQEHLLLSILPAYLAREMKEEIMARLQAGQGSRPESTNNFHSLYVKRHQGVSVLYADIVGFTRLASECSPKELVLMLNELFGKFDQIAKEHECMRIKILGDCYYCVSGLPLSLPDHAINCVRMGLDMCRAIRKLRAATGVDINMRVGVHSGSVLCGVIGLQKWQYDVWSHDVTLANHMEASGVPGRVHITGATLALLAGAYAVEDAAMEHRDPYLRELGEPTYLVIDPWAAEEDEKGTAGGLLSSLEGPKMRPSLLMTRYLESWGAAKPFAHLSHVESPVSTSTPLPEKALSSFSPQWSLDRSRTPRGLDEELDTGDAKFFQVIEQLNSQKQWKQSKDFNPLTLYFREKEMEKEYRLSALPAFKYYAACTFLVFLSNFIIQMLVTNRPPALTITYSITFLLFFLLLFVCFSEHLTKCVLKGPKMLHWLPTLSVLVATRPGLRVALGTATILLVFAMAITSLVFLPAASTCPFQAPNVSSMASNLSWELPGSLPLISVPYSMHCCVSGFLSCSLFLHMSFELKLLLLLLWLAAACSVFLHSHAWLSDCLIARLYLGTLDSRPGVLKEPKLMGAVSFFIFFFTLLVLARQNEYYCRLDFLWKKKLRQEQEETETMENLTRLLLENVLPAHVAPQFIGQNRRNEDLYHQSYECVCVLFASVPDFKEFYSESSINHEGLECLRLLNEIIADFDELLSKPKFSGVEKIKTICSTYMAATGLNATSGQDAQQDAEQSCGHLGTMVEFAVALGSKLDVINKHSFNNFRLRVGLNHGPVVAGVIGAQKPQYDIWGNTVNVASRMESTGVLGKIQVTEETAWALQSLGYTCYSRGIIKVKGKGQLCTYFLNTDLTRTGPPSATLG; encoded by the exons ATGGCCCGCCTCTTCAGTCCTCGGCAGCCCCCCAGTGAGGACCTCTTCTACGAGACCTACTACAGCCTGAGCCAGCAAtacccgctgctgctgctgctgctgctgaccgTGCTCTTGGGGCTTCTGGCGCTGCTCCCTGTGGCCTGGGCAAGTGGCAGG GAGCTGGCTGCAGACCCAGCCTTCCTGACCACTGTGCTGTGCGCTCTGGGCGGCTTCTCACTGCTGCTGGTCCTGGCATCCCGGGAGCAGCGACTGCAGCGCTGGACACGTCCCCTGTCAGGCCTCGTGTGGGCAGCACTGCTTGCACTAGGCCACAGCTTCCTGTTCACTGGGGGCGTGGTGAGCGCCTGGGACCAG GTGTCCTTCTTCCTTTTCGTCATCTTCACTGTGTATGCCATGTTGCCCTTGGACATGCGGGACGCCATCACCGCGGGTGTCACCTCCTCCCTCTCACACTTGCTGGTCCTCGGGCTGTATCTTGGGCCTCAGCCTGACGCCCGGCCGGCGCTGCTGCCACAG CTGGCTGCAAACGCGGTGCTGTTCCTGTGTGGGAACGTGGCCGGAGCCTATCACAAGGCGCTGATGGAGCGCGCACTGCGCGCCACGTTCCGGGAGGCGCTTAGTTCCCTGCACTCGCGGCGGAGACTGGACACCGAGAAGAAGCATCAG GAACACCTTCTCTTGTCCATCCTTCCTGCCTACCTGGCCCGAGAGATGAAGGAGGAGATCATGGCACGACTGCAAGCTGGACAGGGGTCACGGCCAGAGAGCACCAACAACTTCCACAGCCTCTATGTCAAGAGGCACCAGGGAGTCAG cgTGCTGTATGCTGACATTGTGGGCTTCACGCGACTGGCCAGTGAGTGCTCCCCCAAGGAACTGGTGCTTATGCTCAACGAGCTTTTTGGCAAGTTCGACCAAATCGCCAAG GAGCACGAATGCATGCGGATCAAGATCCTGGGAGACTGTTACTACTGTGTCTCCGGGCTGCCGCTCTCACTGCCAGACCACGCCATCAACTGTGTGCGCATGGGGCTGGACATGTGCCGGGCCATCAG GAAACTCCGGGCAGCCACGGGCGTGGATATCAACATGCGTGTGGGCGTGCACTCAGGCAGCGTGCTCTGCGGGGTCATCGGGCTACAGAAATGGCAGTATGATGTCTGGTCCCATGACGTCACTCTGGCCAACCACATGGAGGCGAGTGGAGTGCCAGG ACGAGTACACATCACAGGGGCTACGCTGGCCCTGCTGGCCGGGGCTTATGCTGTGGAGGATGCAGCCATGGAACACCGGGACCCATACCTTCGGGAGCTAGGCGAGCCGACCTACCTGGTCATCGACCCCTGG GCTGCAGAGGAAGACGAGAAGGGCACTGCAGGAGGGTTGCTGTCCTCTCTTGAGGGCCCCAAGATGCGTCCGTCACTGCTGATGACCCGCTACCTGGAGTCCTGGGGTGCAGCCAAGCCTTTCGCCCACCTGAGCCATGTAGAGAGCCCTGTGTCCACTTCGACCCCTCTCCCG GAGAAGGCCCTGTCTTCCTTCAGCCCCCAGTGGAGCCTGGACCG GAGCCGTACCCCGCGGGGACTTGATGAGGAACTAGACACCGGGGATGCCAAGTTCTTCCAGGTCATCGAACAGCTCAATTCTCAGAA acagtggaaacagtcaaaGGACTTCAATCCACTGACACTGTACTTCAGagagaaggagatggagaaagag TATCGGCTCTCTGCACTCCCCGCCTTCAAATACTATGCAGCCTGCACCTTCCTGGTTTTTCTCTCGAACTTCATTATCCAGATGCTGGTGACAAACAG GCCTCCAGCTCTGACCATCACCTATAGCAtcaccttcctcctcttcttcctcctcctcttcgtcTGCTTCTCAGAGCACCTGACG AAGTGTGTCTTGAAAGGCCCCAAGATGCTGCACTGGCTACCCACCCTGTCTGTCCTAGTGGCCACACGGCCAGGACTGCGAGTGGCTCTGGGCACCGCTACCATCCTACTCGTCTTCGCCATGGCCATTACCAGTCTG GTCTTCTTACCAGCAGCATCAACCTGCCCTTTCCAGGCTCCCAATGTATCCTCCATGGCTTCCAACCTCTCCTGGGAGCTCCCTGGGTCCTTGCCTCTCATCAGCGTCCCA TACTCCATGCACTGCTGCGTGTCGGGGTTCCTCTCCTGCTCCCTCTTCCTGCACATGAGCTTTGagctgaagctgctgctgctgctgctgtggctgGCGGCCGCCTGCTCCGTCTTCCTGCACTCCCACGCCTGGTTGTCCGACTGCCTCATCGCCCGCCTCTATCTGGGCACCTTGGACTCCAG GCCAGGGGTGCTGAAGGAGCCCAAACTGATGGGAGCAGTCTccttcttcatcttcttcttcaCCCTCCTAGTTCTGGCTCGGCAG AATGAATATTACTGCCGCCTGGACTTTCTGTGGAAGAAGAAGTTGAGGCAAGAGCAGGAAGAGACAGAGACGATGGAGAACCTGACTCGGCTGCTCTTGGAGAACGTGCTCCCTGCCCACGTGGCCCCCCAGTTCATTGGTCAGAATCGGCGCAATGAG GACCTCTACCACCAGTCctacgagtgtgtgtgtgtcctcttcgCCTCAGTCCCAGACTTTAAGGAGTTCTACTCTGAATCCAGCATCAACCATGAGGGGCTAGAGTGTCTGCGGCTGCTCAATGAGATAATCGCTGATTTTGATGAG CTGCTCTCCAAGCCCAAGTTCAGTGGGGTGGAGAAGATCAAAACCATCTGCAGCACCTACATGGCAGCTACCGGCTTGAACGCCACCTCTGGACAAGATGCACAGCAG GATGCTGAGCAAAGCTGCGGCCACCTTGGCACCATGGTAGAGTTTGCTGTGGCCCTTGGGTCTAAGCTGGATGTCATCAACAAGCACTCATTCAACAACTTCCGCTTGCGTGTAG GGTTAAACCACGGACCTGTAGTGGCTGGAGTGATTGGGGCCCAGAAACCACAGTATGACATCTGGGGCAACACGGTGAACGTGGCCAGCCGCATGGAGAGTACAGGCGTCCTGGGCAAGATTCAG GTAACAGAAGAGACAGCCTGGGCCCTGCAGTCCTTAGGCTACACCTGCTACAGCCGGGGCATCATCAAGGTCAAAGGCAAAGGGCAGCTCTGCACCTACTTCTTGAACACAGATTTGACACGAACTGGACCTCCCTCAGCCACCCTAGGCTGA